tataaatataaatataaataagtattcacatatatatatatatatatatatatatatatagttaaTATACCAAAAATTgtcatataaaaaatgcatatataattaaaagtaatgtatcattaaataaagatatacatatatatatatatatatatatatatttttttttttttttttttttttttttttttttttttttttgttttaatttttttttttttttttaaaattttaaattttaaaaattaaNNNNNNNNNNNNNNNNNNNNNNNNNNNNNNNNNNNNNNNNNNNNNNNNNNNNNNNNNNNNNNNNNNNNNNNNNNNNNNNNNNNNNNNNNNNNNNNNNNNNNNNNNNNNNNNNNNNNNNNNNNNNNNNNNNNNNNNNNNNNNNNNNNNNNNNNNNNNNNNNNNNNNNNNNNNNNNNNNNNNNNNNNNNNNNNNNNNNNNNNNNNNNNNNNNNNNNNNNNNNNNNNNNNNNNNNNNNNNNNNNNNNNNNNNNNNNNNNNNNNNNNNNNNNNNNNNNNNNNNNNNNNNNNNNNNNNNNNNNNNNNNNNNNNNNNNNNNNNNNNNNNNNNNNNNNNNNNNNNNNNNNNNNNNNNNNNNNNNNNNNNNNNNNNNNNNNNNNNNNNNNNNNNNNNNNNNNNNNNNNaatttaaaaaaaaaaaaaaaaaaaaaaaaaaaaaataaaataatatttttttttttttttttttttttttttttttttttttttcatatatatggtCATTTGTACATATTGTTAGAGCTGCCTTTAATATCTGAGCCAATAAGTCTTTTGCCTGAGGTCGATGTACTGAGGCATGCCATGTAAAGCACCGATGGCTGCTACTGCTATATCCCTATCATGCAAATATTTCCAAGCCACCCTTTTAACTTCTTCTGTATCTATTTCATTTAATCTTAGTATAAATTCAGCTAGCGATATTTTTCGTCCATACACGAGGAGTTGTCTAGAAACCTCTTCTGCTAAGGTAGAAGAGGATTCAAACATACTAATGAGTTGTGTTTTTAGATGTATTTTGGCTAGCTCCACTTCTTCATCAGTAATACTATAACTTAGCGAGGTGACACCAAACATAAGTTCACCTAGTGCATGTTCGACAGCGATTTCATCACATTGTACATAGAATCCAAAAAGTCcagtattattataacaagTATTAAAGGATGTAAAATAGTCAGCACATCCTACTGtcattttattacatatattattaacgGTTCGGTTGGCAGATAATTTTCCTGGTAGAATTccttcttcattttttttataggTCCCAATAATACATTGCATTAACATGAAAGTTATAGAATCTGGAGAATTCCAAGGTACTCCTTCAAAAGCTACTGCAACATGTGCATTTGGACCCGAGTCATCATCtcttataataatttcgGAACCACAAAAAAAGGgtttatcattattattattatgtataacagaattatttttttgttcttgTGTTTTTAAATGATTAAAATTAAGTTCAGCTAATTTAACAATTTCTTCATGTTGTACATCACCAACTGCACATAAAACCATTCGATCTgatgtataatttttatctatataatctataatatcttttcttttcatatttttaatattttcttcagGTCCTAATATAGTAAAACCTAGAGGATGGTCTCTAAAGGCAGTCATATGTAATTTATCAAAAATAACTTCATCTTTACATTTTTCTACTTCTTCCATTTCTCTTAATATGACATGTTTTTCTAATTCTA
Above is a genomic segment from Plasmodium reichenowi strain SY57 chromosome 9, whole genome shotgun sequence containing:
- a CDS encoding mitochondrial-processing peptidase subunit beta, putative — protein: MWKRKVINVVSCITKNSRHFLGYRSNYSTFNLPQEIINQPITRVTELSNKLKVATVHTNCEIPTIGLWISSGSKYENKKNNGVAHFLEHMIFKGTKKRNRIQLEKEIENMGAHLNAYTAREQTGYYCKCFKSDIKWCIELLSDILSNSIFDDNLIELEKHVILREMEEVEKCKDEVIFDKLHMTAFRDHPLGFTILGPEENIKNMKRKDIIDYIDKNYTSDRMVLCAVGDVQHEEIVKLAELNFNHLKTQEQKNNSVIHNNNNDKPFFCGSEIIIRDDDSGPNAHVAVAFEGVPWNSPDSITFMLMQCIIGTYKKNEEGILPGKLSANRTVNNICNKMTVGCADYFTSFNTCYNNTGLFGFYVQCDEIAVEHALGELMFGVTSLSYSITDEEVELAKIHLKTQLISMFESSSTLAEEVSRQLLVYGRKISLAEFILRLNEIDTEEVKRVAWKYLHDRDIAVAAIGALHGMPQYIDLRQKTYWLRY